A single window of Flavobacterium sp. 140616W15 DNA harbors:
- a CDS encoding prolyl oligopeptidase family serine peptidase, producing the protein MNIMIINYDITAFYNSIRKTLLETVFLFILPLVVCPLWGQTGQKRKLFPEDYNKWGRMLLEKVSPDEKWVSYKMYYESGSDTLFVRNIENGKTYSFANGKKSVFTADGFICMSGKKLQLLDFKKACTEIIPSVSQYTYLKNADVLVARVSDASKKYSLVIRKPNGKIIESIPNVLNFSSSPDEKQLIYIILDNNSKVLKLMDLKKGSEKKTIIESSAGFSNLTWSKNSKAFVFNTESKKEAESALHYLLIDDNRLFTIKADKLQLGETAYFTNNQVNTILISDDAGRVFFKYKSDNKDKIPNSSEVEIWNGNDRLLYLEKKVMGKFLAPAMTAVWNPFSNNVLPLTTAELPTIAINGDRKHALLYNPQAYEPQWEINSPIDLYVINTETGEKKLCIEKHSAELGNTVVSPMGKFIAYFKNLQWWIYNIEKDTHTCITSKINVNIAGKVHSLVPSSAYGIAGWSLQDNEVLIYDQFDIWAVSCDGSSSRRLTKGREKKIRFTIPELLNNPHENYNSHTFKTYNYDINRELILKAEGNDGMTGWYKLSKTKEEKPIVYENRFLDQLFYNARSQKLIFSEQDFNLSPRLVIKSKTGIEQAFFQSNPQQSDFYWGYSEMVYYQNSKGRELKGALFYPADYNPEKKYPMIVNIYEILHDKTHKYLNPTLLESTGFNRTVASIEGYFVFLPDIVAEPGNPGSTITDCINAAVKKVIEKNVIDPKKIGVIGHSFGGYESSFLITQTDLFAAAVAGNGISDLASMYLTVSRASGKSDMWRFGKENWMIGKTLMEAPHLYQVNSAVYNAEKVKTPLLLWAGREDRQVDMRQSMEYYLALRRLGKKAIMLLYPEEDHVLFKNENQKDLSRRIMQWFDFNLKDDTTVEWIKEGLN; encoded by the coding sequence ATGAATATTATGATCATTAATTACGATATTACTGCTTTTTACAATAGCATTCGGAAGACTCTGCTGGAGACTGTTTTTTTATTTATTTTGCCATTAGTAGTCTGTCCCTTATGGGGGCAGACGGGGCAAAAAAGAAAGCTGTTTCCTGAGGATTACAATAAATGGGGACGTATGCTTTTGGAAAAAGTGTCACCTGATGAAAAATGGGTTAGTTATAAAATGTATTACGAAAGCGGTTCAGACACTCTCTTTGTCCGAAACATAGAAAACGGCAAAACCTACAGCTTTGCAAATGGAAAAAAATCTGTATTCACAGCAGATGGATTTATCTGCATGAGCGGCAAAAAACTGCAGCTTTTGGATTTCAAAAAAGCATGTACTGAAATTATACCCTCGGTAAGTCAGTACACTTACCTAAAAAATGCTGATGTTTTAGTCGCCAGAGTATCTGATGCCAGCAAAAAATATTCTTTGGTAATCAGAAAACCTAATGGGAAAATTATTGAATCCATTCCCAATGTGCTGAATTTTTCTTCCAGTCCTGATGAAAAGCAATTGATTTACATTATTCTCGACAATAACTCAAAAGTCTTAAAACTGATGGACTTAAAAAAGGGATCCGAAAAGAAAACTATCATCGAAAGTTCTGCAGGATTTAGCAATCTTACCTGGAGTAAAAACAGCAAAGCATTCGTCTTTAATACTGAATCTAAAAAAGAAGCTGAAAGTGCACTGCATTATTTGCTTATAGATGACAACAGGCTTTTTACAATCAAAGCTGATAAACTGCAGCTAGGTGAAACAGCTTATTTTACCAATAACCAAGTCAATACGATTTTGATTTCCGATGATGCAGGAAGGGTCTTTTTTAAATATAAATCCGACAATAAGGATAAGATTCCAAACAGTTCAGAAGTTGAAATATGGAATGGAAATGATAGGCTATTGTATTTGGAGAAAAAAGTGATGGGAAAATTTTTGGCACCGGCTATGACTGCAGTCTGGAATCCCTTCTCCAATAATGTTCTTCCCTTAACCACGGCCGAGCTCCCTACAATAGCAATAAATGGGGATCGCAAACATGCACTGCTCTATAATCCACAGGCCTACGAACCGCAATGGGAGATAAACAGCCCCATAGACCTATATGTAATCAATACGGAAACAGGTGAAAAAAAACTCTGCATTGAGAAACATTCTGCAGAACTAGGAAATACAGTTGTCTCACCTATGGGAAAATTTATAGCCTATTTTAAAAACCTTCAGTGGTGGATATATAATATAGAAAAGGATACGCATACCTGTATTACCTCTAAAATAAATGTAAATATAGCCGGAAAGGTTCATTCTTTAGTCCCATCAAGCGCGTATGGTATTGCCGGATGGAGCCTGCAGGATAATGAGGTATTGATCTATGATCAATTCGATATCTGGGCTGTTAGCTGTGACGGTTCTTCCAGCAGAAGGTTGACAAAAGGCAGGGAAAAAAAGATCCGATTTACAATACCGGAGTTACTGAATAATCCACATGAAAATTATAATAGTCATACTTTTAAAACCTATAACTACGACATAAACAGAGAGCTGATATTGAAAGCTGAAGGTAATGACGGCATGACCGGCTGGTATAAATTGAGCAAAACTAAAGAAGAGAAGCCAATTGTTTATGAAAATAGGTTTCTGGACCAGCTTTTTTATAATGCAAGAAGTCAGAAACTCATTTTTAGCGAACAGGATTTCAATCTTTCTCCACGCCTGGTCATAAAATCAAAGACTGGAATTGAACAGGCATTTTTTCAGAGCAATCCACAGCAGTCAGATTTCTATTGGGGATATTCAGAAATGGTTTACTACCAAAATTCAAAAGGCAGAGAACTGAAGGGCGCACTGTTTTATCCAGCCGATTATAATCCGGAGAAAAAATATCCCATGATTGTCAATATTTACGAAATTCTACATGACAAAACCCATAAATATCTTAATCCTACATTATTGGAAAGCACCGGCTTTAACCGAACAGTAGCATCAATAGAGGGATATTTTGTATTTCTTCCTGATATTGTTGCCGAACCTGGAAATCCAGGCTCAACCATCACCGACTGTATTAACGCTGCCGTGAAAAAAGTAATCGAAAAAAATGTAATCGATCCTAAAAAAATTGGGGTTATTGGACACTCTTTCGGCGGTTATGAATCTTCGTTCCTAATAACCCAGACCGATCTCTTTGCAGCCGCAGTTGCAGGAAATGGAATTTCAGATCTGGCAAGTATGTATTTAACGGTAAGCAGAGCCTCAGGAAAGTCAGATATGTGGCGATTTGGGAAAGAAAACTGGATGATTGGAAAAACGCTCATGGAAGCTCCGCATCTTTATCAAGTTAATTCTGCGGTCTACAATGCGGAAAAAGTTAAAACTCCACTGCTTTTGTGGGCAGGAAGAGAGGACAGACAGGTTGATATGAGGCAGAGTATGGAGTACTATCTGGCTTTGCGAAGACTCGGCAAAAAAGCTATTATGCTGCTGTATCCTGAAGAAGATCATGTTCTTTTTAAGAATGAAAATCAGAAAGATTTAAGCAGACGGATAATGCAGTGGTTTGATTTCAACTTAAAGGATGACACTACTGTTGAATGGATAAAAGAAGGTTTGAATTAA
- a CDS encoding MauE/DoxX family redox-associated membrane protein, protein MKLRAEIRNIIIEIICLLYVLLFVYAAVSKLLDFENFQVQLGQSPLLSSYAVWVSYLVPVIELLIVILLIIPKFRITGLYASLSLMTMFSVYIIIILNFSSFVPCSCGGILEKMTWKIHLVFNLFFVVLAFLALLFQKHYRTGNKKESNERKLRWYVSLNIIFSVFTIVVLFLSSEQIMHYKNPFIRRFPKHPIVQDTVINLTFNSYYFAGADHQKIYLGNYSSPLHITTFDKRTKVKNTFKIKLDSRGIRFSSVRVKVIDSSFYLMDGTVPAVYSGSTLDWDVKKELKGLPYFTLAEPADRTKVILRSSNGRNSEHSLGTFNEADNPKVKYNSGLLKKQIDGIFDTDGTLVFDAKTARAVYVYYYRNEYIVIDNNANLKFTGHTIDTISKAKIKVAHLKNNTERKLSAPALTVNPHTAICENLLFVNSKVSGRFESEKLWEQAYIIDVYDLERKAYLMSFALYKIEDKRLNSFYVTQDYLYAIMDNELGVYRLRDLLRNEINSVKSKKK, encoded by the coding sequence ATGAAACTCAGAGCCGAAATAAGAAATATCATAATTGAAATTATCTGTCTACTTTATGTGCTGCTATTCGTTTATGCCGCTGTAAGTAAATTATTGGACTTCGAAAATTTTCAAGTTCAGCTTGGCCAGTCGCCATTATTGAGCTCGTATGCGGTGTGGGTTTCTTATCTGGTGCCAGTGATTGAATTATTAATTGTTATCCTTCTGATAATTCCCAAATTTCGGATCACTGGATTATATGCTTCTTTAAGTTTGATGACAATGTTTAGTGTCTATATTATCATCATTCTGAATTTCAGTTCTTTCGTGCCATGTTCCTGCGGGGGAATTCTTGAAAAAATGACATGGAAGATCCATCTTGTTTTTAATCTGTTTTTCGTCGTGCTTGCGTTTCTGGCTTTGTTATTCCAGAAACATTATAGAACCGGAAATAAAAAAGAATCTAATGAAAGAAAGCTTAGATGGTATGTTTCATTAAATATTATTTTCAGCGTGTTTACAATCGTTGTTTTGTTTCTCTCCTCAGAACAAATCATGCATTACAAAAATCCATTTATAAGACGTTTCCCTAAGCATCCGATAGTGCAAGATACGGTTATCAACCTTACGTTCAACTCTTATTATTTTGCGGGTGCTGACCACCAGAAAATCTATTTGGGAAATTATAGCAGTCCTCTTCATATTACGACTTTCGACAAGAGAACTAAAGTAAAAAATACATTTAAAATAAAGCTTGATTCGAGAGGAATCCGCTTTTCTTCGGTAAGGGTAAAGGTCATAGATTCATCATTTTATTTAATGGACGGAACTGTACCTGCGGTGTATTCAGGTTCAACCTTAGACTGGGATGTTAAGAAAGAATTGAAAGGACTTCCATACTTTACTTTAGCAGAGCCTGCTGATCGCACAAAAGTTATTCTCAGGTCAAGTAACGGAAGAAATTCCGAACATTCTTTAGGGACATTCAATGAAGCAGATAACCCAAAAGTAAAATATAACTCAGGTCTTTTAAAAAAACAGATTGACGGTATTTTTGATACCGATGGAACTCTTGTATTTGACGCGAAAACAGCAAGGGCAGTTTATGTCTATTACTATCGCAATGAATATATAGTTATTGATAATAATGCAAATTTAAAATTCACTGGACATACTATCGATACTATTTCAAAGGCAAAAATAAAAGTGGCCCATCTTAAAAATAATACAGAAAGAAAGTTATCCGCACCAGCTCTTACTGTGAATCCCCATACCGCGATTTGTGAGAACCTATTGTTTGTCAATTCAAAAGTTTCGGGGCGTTTTGAAAGCGAAAAATTGTGGGAGCAGGCCTATATAATTGATGTCTATGATCTAGAACGCAAAGCGTATCTCATGAGCTTTGCCCTATACAAAATAGAGGATAAAAGATTGAATTCCTTTTATGTAACTCAAGATTATCTGTACGCTATAATGGACAATGAACTGGGAGTTTACAGACTCCGTGATCTTTTAAGAAATGAAATAAACTCTGTCAAATCAAAGAAAAAATGA
- a CDS encoding DUF6520 family protein, with protein sequence MKNNFLKNMVPIAIAVLGTAGAFATTSMQKATSAAGPQPGYVLDENDICNVEVKCDTNPTTICKHSDGQTAFGWDAQENCNVTLYQPLN encoded by the coding sequence ATGAAAAATAATTTTTTGAAAAACATGGTTCCCATTGCAATTGCTGTTTTGGGTACCGCAGGGGCATTTGCCACCACTTCAATGCAGAAAGCGACCAGCGCTGCCGGACCGCAACCTGGATATGTTCTTGATGAGAATGACATCTGTAATGTTGAGGTTAAATGTGACACAAACCCCACTACAATCTGTAAACACAGTGATGGACAAACGGCCTTTGGTTGGGATGCGCAGGAAAACTGTAACGTAACCCTATATCAGCCACTGAATTAA
- a CDS encoding RagB/SusD family nutrient uptake outer membrane protein, producing MKINLITSTILLSSMLSIMMLSCDSFTEVNLPKSQMTSEGVFNDYATADAALTDIYSKMRDTGILTGSSSGISIQLGNYTDELVAFGTPTSTTVSFFNNAVLPSNSNISDYWNSSYNEIYAANAVLEGTEASTVISAENKAKLQGESLFIRAFVHFYLVNLFGDVPYIKTTDYAANSFPARQTAEDVYKNITADLLSAAELLPDAYTNTERIRPNRFTVRAFLARVYLYRGLFAEASNESSAVLNQNALYSLNPNLNQVFLIGSKETIWQLKPAVAGQNTKEGITFIFLSGPPGLTSVSAELYNSFASADLRKTNWIKEVKNGNDSWYHSSKYKEQNFTAVSKEYSIIFRTAEQYLIRAEARAQQGDLIGAKEDLNKIRQRAGIQNTPALTKEEILLAVLQERKWEFFTENAHRFFDLKRSNSIDAVLSVVKPGWNRTDSLLPIPQSELSANPNLRPQNAGY from the coding sequence ATGAAAATAAATCTTATAACATCCACAATACTTCTGTCTTCAATGCTATCCATTATGATGCTTTCATGCGATTCGTTTACAGAGGTAAATCTTCCCAAATCACAGATGACTAGTGAAGGAGTGTTTAATGACTACGCAACTGCGGATGCGGCGCTAACCGATATTTACTCAAAAATGCGAGATACAGGCATCCTGACAGGATCCAGCTCAGGTATATCCATTCAGCTCGGTAATTATACAGACGAACTTGTTGCATTTGGAACTCCCACAAGTACTACAGTAAGTTTTTTTAATAATGCAGTCCTTCCATCAAATTCCAATATATCTGATTACTGGAATTCATCCTATAACGAGATTTATGCCGCCAATGCTGTATTGGAAGGTACAGAGGCCAGCACTGTCATTTCAGCAGAAAATAAGGCAAAGCTTCAGGGAGAATCACTATTTATCAGGGCTTTTGTCCATTTCTATCTGGTAAATCTTTTTGGAGACGTACCGTATATTAAAACAACTGATTACGCCGCTAATAGCTTCCCTGCTCGCCAAACTGCAGAGGATGTGTATAAAAATATCACCGCTGATCTGCTCAGTGCCGCAGAGCTGCTGCCGGATGCTTACACCAATACAGAGAGAATCCGTCCAAACAGATTCACTGTAAGGGCTTTTCTTGCAAGAGTTTATCTCTACAGGGGACTATTCGCCGAAGCCTCGAACGAATCCTCTGCAGTATTAAATCAAAATGCCCTTTATAGCTTAAATCCGAACTTAAATCAGGTGTTTTTAATTGGATCAAAAGAAACAATATGGCAATTAAAGCCTGCTGTTGCCGGGCAGAATACCAAAGAAGGAATAACATTTATATTTCTTTCAGGCCCTCCTGGCCTAACATCTGTAAGCGCAGAATTGTACAATTCTTTTGCCTCCGCAGACCTTCGAAAAACCAATTGGATTAAAGAGGTAAAGAACGGAAATGATTCATGGTATCATTCCTCTAAATACAAAGAACAGAATTTTACTGCTGTATCCAAAGAATACTCCATCATTTTTAGAACTGCTGAACAGTATCTAATAAGAGCAGAGGCCCGTGCACAGCAGGGCGATTTAATAGGAGCAAAAGAAGACCTCAACAAAATAAGACAGCGTGCGGGAATTCAAAACACGCCAGCTCTTACTAAAGAAGAAATCCTTTTGGCAGTCCTACAAGAAAGAAAATGGGAATTTTTTACCGAAAATGCACACCGTTTCTTTGATTTAAAGAGATCTAACAGCATTGACGCTGTACTTTCAGTTGTCAAGCCGGGCTGGAACAGAACAGACAGTCTGCTTCCTATCCCTCAGAGCGAACTTAGTGCAAACCCAAACCTGCGTCCTCAAAACGCAGGTTATTAA
- a CDS encoding plasmid mobilization relaxosome protein MobC — MEKKNSNRTRIVGLRFTPAEYTRIERKWKATTCRKLSEYIRKYLFDKPITTNYRNQSLDEFMFEIIRLRTELKALGNNFNQTVKKLHTLQQIPEFKTWVINHELERRILFNKVEEINRYIEKISRKWLQ, encoded by the coding sequence ATGGAAAAGAAAAATTCAAACAGAACGCGTATTGTAGGTCTGCGTTTTACGCCTGCAGAATATACAAGAATTGAACGTAAATGGAAGGCTACAACCTGTCGCAAATTAAGTGAATATATTCGTAAATATTTGTTTGATAAACCCATCACAACCAATTACCGCAATCAGTCCCTGGATGAATTTATGTTCGAGATTATCAGACTCAGAACTGAACTTAAAGCCTTGGGAAACAACTTTAATCAGACAGTAAAAAAGCTGCATACACTGCAGCAGATTCCGGAATTTAAAACCTGGGTTATCAATCATGAACTGGAGCGAAGGATACTTTTTAATAAGGTAGAGGAGATAAATAGATATATTGAGAAAATCTCCCGAAAATGGTTGCAGTAA
- a CDS encoding relaxase/mobilization nuclease domain-containing protein, whose translation MVAVIKTGTSLHNIFNYNENKVKQGAAECIGEGNYPLEVDKMSITMKLSRLLNQNTLNENVKRNSVHISLNFDPSETSLTNEKLMQIADAYMQKIGFGAQPYLVYRHHDAGHPHIHLVSIKVKQDGSRIDMHNIGRNQSETARKEIEKMFSLVAAQGRKNNIDKVLKPINVQKVSYGKMQSKKAIAAVLNGVLSTYKYSSLSELNAVLQLYNVFADRGSEDSRIFKAEGLVYRILDSDGKPIGVPIKASDFYNKPTLKFLEQKFISAGSGSVSMKNRIKNAVDLALLNKSISFSELGKLLEKEGINIISRKSAAGMIYGITYVDHTTKCVFNGSVLGRQYSAKAVQERCNLMSKTLQGSDKDINIKYKPELMGSISNKDLFEISKTDGFDTALAKVLDVLTRMESAQAYLPNQLKAKRRKKKRKGQSDNQ comes from the coding sequence ATGGTTGCAGTAATTAAGACTGGAACTTCACTGCACAACATTTTCAACTATAATGAAAATAAGGTAAAACAAGGTGCAGCGGAGTGCATAGGCGAGGGGAATTATCCTCTTGAAGTGGATAAAATGAGCATCACAATGAAACTCAGCAGACTGCTCAATCAAAATACTTTAAATGAGAATGTAAAGCGCAATAGCGTGCATATTTCCCTGAATTTTGATCCCTCTGAAACCTCATTAACCAACGAAAAATTAATGCAGATCGCAGATGCCTATATGCAGAAAATTGGTTTTGGCGCGCAGCCTTATCTGGTATACCGCCACCATGATGCTGGACACCCACACATTCATCTGGTGTCTATAAAGGTAAAGCAGGATGGTAGCAGGATCGACATGCACAATATTGGCAGGAACCAGTCTGAAACAGCCCGTAAAGAAATAGAGAAGATGTTCTCTTTAGTGGCCGCACAGGGCCGTAAAAACAATATTGATAAGGTTCTTAAGCCTATCAATGTTCAGAAGGTTTCATACGGAAAGATGCAGTCAAAAAAAGCGATTGCAGCAGTGCTTAACGGAGTGCTTTCAACCTATAAATATTCAAGTCTTTCTGAACTCAATGCAGTGCTGCAACTCTACAATGTTTTTGCTGACAGAGGATCTGAAGACTCAAGGATTTTTAAGGCAGAAGGATTAGTGTACCGAATACTTGATAGTGATGGAAAACCTATCGGGGTTCCTATTAAAGCCAGTGACTTTTATAATAAACCGACTCTTAAATTTTTAGAGCAAAAATTTATATCCGCCGGTAGTGGAAGTGTATCGATGAAAAACAGGATAAAGAATGCCGTGGACCTGGCGCTTCTTAATAAAAGCATTTCATTTTCCGAGCTGGGAAAATTGCTGGAAAAAGAAGGGATTAATATTATTTCAAGAAAAAGTGCTGCCGGGATGATTTACGGCATCACCTATGTGGATCATACTACAAAATGTGTATTTAATGGAAGCGTTTTAGGCAGGCAGTACAGCGCAAAGGCAGTACAGGAACGTTGTAATTTAATGAGTAAAACTCTGCAGGGTTCCGATAAGGACATAAACATAAAATACAAACCTGAATTAATGGGAAGTATATCGAATAAAGATTTATTTGAAATTAGTAAAACTGATGGTTTTGATACTGCTCTGGCTAAAGTTTTGGATGTATTGACCCGGATGGAATCCGCGCAGGCTTACCTGCCCAATCAGCTTAAAGCAAAACGCAGGAAGAAAAAAAGAAAAGGGCAGTCAGATAATCAATAA
- a CDS encoding SusC/RagA family TonB-linked outer membrane protein, giving the protein MNNFSFYKDGKALYCLIFIGLILSFSSSSARNSNRSFSFIFQQQQLQGVITDGNAPLPGVTISVKGRADVNSMTDYTGHYSISAGINDTLAVSFIGFKTKLIPVSGRSKIDVILQYDTTTLQEVRVNAGYYSVKESERTGSIARITSKDIENQPVTNVLATMQGRMAGVNITQTTGVPGGGFDIKIRGQNSLRSDANAPLYIIDGVPYASAPIGYNQTATTYPTTTSPLNSINPENIQSIEILKDADATAIYGSRGANGVVLITTKKGKAGKTVFTVQASTGIGNVTKFMELMNTEQYLSMRRQAYKNDNINTYPANAYDINGTWDQNRYTDWHKELIGGTALINTLTGSVSGGSQKTQFILSGNYYTESSVFAGDSRYKKGGSQFNLNHQSDNDKFRLTFSAGYNVQDNKLPAFDFTSDARTLAPNAPALYNADGSLNWANKTWNNPLRNLNAEFKSKTNDFVSNAVLTYELIPNLFIKSNFGFTNLSTTETRTSPSTIYNPANNITSARSSIYVNNTTRSSWIVEPQVNYSKEIGNGNMDVLFGATFQSQNSASLYQTGNGFASNSLIYNLSAASYITILLDDETQYHYQALFGRINYNWQQKYILNLTARRDGSSRFGPGNQFALFGAVGAAWLFSKENFLKNSSWISFGKVRSSYGTTGNDQIGDYQYSDSYTVSAVAYNGTAGLQPTRLFNKDFGWEINKKFEAALELGFLQDRIFTTASSYQNRSSNQLTGMPIAATTGFTVLQGNLDAVVENKGLELTLRTVNINSGSFNWTTSVNLTFAKNKLIRFPGLESSSYSQQYRIGEPLNIRLLYQYNGIDPQTGIYQFEDLNGDGKISFPDDQQITADLNPKYYGGLQNQFSYKQWKLDFLFQFVNQKNRAYLNGIPGQLLNQPSRMADSWTDINGQAQYQLFSTGTNSAVVNSSYYYSRSTASVEDASYIRLKNIALTYDLPLLVKDMQCRFMVQGQNLFTFTKFKDGDPEFTTSGYLPPLRIITAGIQLTF; this is encoded by the coding sequence ATGAATAATTTTTCATTTTACAAGGATGGGAAAGCTCTTTATTGCCTAATTTTTATAGGGCTTATATTGTCTTTCTCATCTTCTTCAGCACGAAACTCAAATCGGAGTTTCAGTTTTATTTTTCAACAGCAGCAACTTCAGGGTGTTATTACTGACGGCAATGCTCCACTGCCTGGTGTAACTATTTCAGTCAAGGGCAGAGCAGATGTCAACTCCATGACTGATTATACGGGGCATTATTCAATTTCCGCCGGTATTAATGATACTCTTGCGGTTTCGTTTATAGGTTTTAAAACAAAGCTTATTCCAGTTTCGGGACGGTCGAAAATAGACGTAATCCTTCAATACGATACAACAACGCTTCAGGAAGTGAGGGTAAATGCAGGTTATTATTCTGTTAAAGAAAGCGAGCGTACTGGTAGTATAGCGCGGATTACATCCAAAGATATAGAGAATCAACCTGTGACAAATGTTCTAGCAACAATGCAGGGGCGCATGGCGGGAGTAAATATTACCCAGACCACAGGTGTTCCCGGTGGAGGTTTTGATATCAAAATCCGTGGACAGAACAGCCTTAGATCTGATGCCAATGCCCCTTTGTACATAATTGATGGCGTACCATATGCTTCCGCACCAATCGGTTATAATCAGACCGCTACAACTTATCCTACTACCACAAGTCCCTTAAACAGTATCAATCCTGAGAATATCCAAAGCATTGAAATTTTAAAGGATGCTGATGCAACGGCTATTTACGGATCAAGAGGCGCAAATGGCGTGGTGCTGATCACTACAAAAAAAGGGAAGGCAGGTAAAACCGTCTTCACAGTACAGGCATCCACTGGAATAGGAAATGTGACAAAATTTATGGAACTTATGAATACAGAGCAGTATCTAAGTATGCGCCGCCAAGCTTATAAAAACGATAACATAAATACTTACCCAGCGAATGCTTATGATATTAATGGAACATGGGACCAGAACCGATATACCGACTGGCACAAAGAGCTTATTGGAGGCACTGCCTTAATAAATACATTGACAGGATCCGTTTCAGGTGGTTCTCAAAAAACGCAGTTTATCTTATCTGGGAATTATTACACGGAATCTAGCGTTTTTGCCGGTGATTCTAGATATAAAAAAGGTGGCAGCCAGTTTAATTTGAACCACCAGTCAGATAATGACAAATTTCGTCTCACGTTTTCGGCAGGATATAATGTACAGGATAATAAACTGCCAGCTTTTGATTTTACAAGCGATGCACGGACTCTTGCCCCTAATGCACCGGCACTGTACAACGCCGACGGAAGTCTGAACTGGGCAAACAAGACATGGAACAATCCCCTTCGAAACCTAAATGCGGAATTCAAATCTAAAACAAATGATTTTGTATCCAATGCGGTACTGACTTATGAATTGATTCCCAATCTTTTTATAAAAAGTAATTTTGGTTTCACAAACCTTTCCACAACAGAAACACGAACATCTCCGTCAACCATATACAACCCCGCAAATAATATCACTAGCGCCAGATCGAGCATCTACGTTAATAACACAACGCGTTCATCATGGATTGTAGAGCCACAAGTAAACTATTCGAAGGAAATAGGAAATGGAAATATGGATGTTTTATTTGGGGCAACTTTCCAAAGCCAAAATTCAGCAAGTTTGTATCAGACAGGTAATGGGTTTGCTTCCAACAGCCTAATATATAATCTTTCAGCCGCATCCTATATCACAATTCTTCTCGATGATGAAACCCAGTACCATTATCAGGCTCTTTTTGGGCGAATCAACTACAACTGGCAGCAGAAGTATATACTGAACCTCACCGCCAGGCGCGACGGCTCAAGCCGCTTTGGTCCGGGGAACCAATTTGCGTTGTTTGGGGCTGTCGGTGCAGCCTGGCTCTTTTCAAAAGAAAATTTCTTAAAGAACAGTTCGTGGATCAGTTTTGGAAAAGTTCGTTCAAGCTATGGAACCACAGGAAACGATCAGATAGGGGATTATCAGTATTCTGATAGCTATACAGTCTCTGCAGTCGCTTATAACGGTACGGCAGGACTGCAGCCTACAAGATTGTTCAACAAAGATTTTGGCTGGGAAATAAATAAAAAATTTGAAGCTGCCCTGGAACTTGGTTTTCTGCAGGACAGGATTTTTACAACTGCGTCATCGTATCAGAACCGTTCATCCAACCAGCTTACCGGAATGCCAATTGCCGCTACTACAGGATTTACTGTCCTGCAGGGTAACTTGGATGCGGTGGTTGAAAACAAAGGACTGGAACTAACCCTTAGGACAGTTAATATAAATTCAGGCAGTTTCAACTGGACAACAAGCGTTAATCTCACATTTGCGAAAAATAAATTAATTCGTTTTCCAGGTTTAGAGAGTTCTTCCTACAGCCAGCAGTACAGGATTGGAGAACCTTTAAATATAAGGCTGCTTTACCAGTATAATGGCATTGACCCTCAGACCGGCATTTATCAATTTGAAGACCTCAACGGAGACGGCAAAATATCTTTTCCTGATGACCAGCAGATTACCGCCGATCTTAACCCAAAATATTACGGAGGACTTCAGAACCAGTTTTCCTACAAACAGTGGAAACTCGACTTTCTATTTCAGTTTGTAAACCAGAAAAACAGGGCTTATTTAAATGGCATTCCGGGACAGTTGCTCAATCAGCCCTCAAGAATGGCAGACAGCTGGACGGACATTAATGGCCAGGCACAGTATCAGCTCTTCTCTACGGGCACTAATAGTGCCGTGGTAAATTCGAGTTACTATTACTCCAGAAGCACGGCAAGTGTGGAAGATGCTTCCTATATACGCCTTAAAAATATTGCGCTCACTTATGATCTTCCCCTCCTTGTAAAAGATATGCAGTGCAGGTTTATGGTGCAGGGACAGAATCTGTTCACTTTTACAAAATTCAAAGATGGAGATCCTGAATTTACAACCTCCGGATATCTGCCTCCCTTAAGAATAATAACAGCCGGCATACAGCTGACATTTTAA